The Arachis ipaensis cultivar K30076 chromosome B07, Araip1.1, whole genome shotgun sequence genome includes a window with the following:
- the LOC107609987 gene encoding uncharacterized protein LOC107609987, protein MGSELRRWRWWCAVFVGMLAVTLTSSEQQQQTVSRIAFGSCSNQSAPQPIWDAVVDFHPQVFIWLGDNIYGDIKHPFKLFGRERTIGPWKNVPRFVPSSEQEMEAKYKKAKSHPGYTRLRQNAKVIGTWDDHDYGLNNAGKEFDRKVTNQKLLLDFLDEPQDSPRRKQAGVYTSYTYGSAGRDVKIVLLDARYHRDPVGSYGTMLGDSQWSWFEKELKGPPTAITIIASSVQVIPNHTAITLPFFDMESWTRYPKERDHLFKLIADSKRSGVFFISGDVHFGEISRYDCAGDYPLYEVTSSGITQSVEGTLPDFFHFVVRFVSWLVPSTMRVKDKNCRYKSCIYGQPNFGAIEINWESQPVTLKLEIRDKNGRPVSGVNTSLRELQASNSQTCSTEKAAGCNCTPESSLPWIVRYRLAILVFVSLALLLLVLVLLLYAVIKIARQGICSKRKPD, encoded by the exons ATGGGTTCCGAGCTTCGCCGGTGGCGGTGGTGGTGCGCCGTCTTCGTCGGAATGTTGGCCGTGACCTTAACTTCTTccgaacaacaacaacaaacggTGTCTCGAATTGCCTTCGGATCATGTTCCAACCAAAGTGCACCTCAG CCCATTTGGGATGCTGTGGTGGACTTCCATCCCCAGGTTTTTATATGGCTTGGTGATAATATTTATGGAGACATCAAACACCCGTTTAAACTATTTGGACGGGAAAGGACTATTGGACCGTGGAAGAATGTTCCGCGATTTGTTCCTTCCTCTGAGCAGGAGATGGAGGCTAAATACAAGAAGGCTAAGTCTCACCCTGGCTACACTCGACTTCGTCAGAATGCTAAG GTTATTGGAACATGGGACGATCATGATTATGGATTAAATAATGCAGGAAAAGAGTTTGATCGGAAAGTAACCAACCAAAAGTTACTTCTTGATTTCTTAGATGAACCTCAAGATAGCCCGAG GCGGAAACAGGCTGGTGTATACACCTCATATACATATGGTTCTGCAGGTAGAGATGTCAAG ATTGTCCTCTTGGATGCCAGATACCATAGGGACCCTGTAGGAAGTTATGGAACCATGTTGGGTGATTCACAATGGTCATGGTTTGAGAAAGAACTAAAGGGTCCTCCAACAGCCATTACCATCATTGCATCTTCTGTTCAG GTTATACCAAATCATACAGCAATCACTCTGCCATTCTTTGATATGGAATCATGGACTCGTTACCCGAAGGAAAGAGATCACCTTTTCAAATTAATTGCAGATAGTAAG AGGAGTGGAGTATTCTTCATAAGTGGAGATGTTCACTTTGGGGAAATCTCAAGATATGATTGCGCCGGGGATTATCCGCTATATGAAGTAACCTCAAGTGGGATTACTCAATCAGTTGAGGGGACTCTGCCGGATTTCTTCCATTTTGTTGTGAGATTTGTGTCATGGTTGGTCCCATCCACAATGAGGGTGAAGGACAAAAACTGCAGATACAAATCTTGTATATATG GCCAGCCGAACTTTGGAGCTATTGAAATAAACTGGGAATCTCAACCAGTAACTCTGAAGTTGGAAATCAGGGACAAGAATGGCCGTCCTGTTTCAGGTGTCAACACTTCATTAAGAGAACTACAGGCATCAAATTCACAGACTTGTTCCACAGAGAAAGCTGCTGGATGTAACTGCACTCCTGAATCTAGTCTTCCATGGATTGTCAGATATCGCCTCGCTATTCTAGTTTTTGTCTCCTTAGCTT TATTGCTTCTTGTATTGGTACTGCTTCTTTATGCTGTTATCAAAATCGCCCGACAAGGAATCTGCAGCAAAAGGAAGCCCGATTGA
- the LOC107609711 gene encoding TMV resistance protein N-like, which yields MELPCFLSFRGADTRKGFTNHLYSALKDAGIIVFRDDKILEVGDVISEELPRAIKDSLSAIVILSPKYATSTWCLEELHCILESKLEVFPIFYDVEASDVRYQKGSFAEAFEKHEKRYDGDKVQKWRDALTQVAGLSGWGSKKRLEAELIEEIVTTVWTRLQPKLPTFRDGLVGIDKKLEDMNSLLRPDVKDVRFIGIWGMGGIGKTTLAKVLYMKIRRKFEISCTLDNVREASGQRHGLLNLQRELLSKLKIMDTKIEDEYQGIDTIRNFLFNKKVLLVLDDVSDMSQLENLAEKEWFGPGSRVIVTTRDMQLLTSHGISEKYEIDFLNHEESLQLFSRKAFKRDEPPEHFLKLSKAVIKYAGGLPLTLKLLGSLLCERSVSQWKEVLEQIKEVPESDSLHRTLGISYDGLPRRYKGLFLDIACFFKGWTKDQVKQILNDCGRYPPIGIEILIEKSLVTYDSGVLGMHDSLQDMGRSIVFEESPEIAGKRSRLWSLDDIDHVLRKNKVNESTQGIVLELWHLHHEARWHPEGFSNMEILRLLILSSNLHLPLGLKCLSSGLKVLVWRECPLNALPLGVPLDELVRLKMPHSNLKQLWNGMQYFAKMKSIYLSHSLSLTSTPDFTGIPNLEILYLDECINLFEVHPSLGKHRKLVKVSLADCRNLKKLPRKLEMESLKCLDLHGCTNVRKLPEFGENMIHLEELDLRNIAIAELPPSLGHVTALRTLNLESCQNLICLPKTFGNLKSLTKLNICCCSNFSKLPENLNENEALEYLNASLTALREIPSSIVHLKNLMWLIIAGCKVQETSNSWNIIQPIAQIFGFKSYHPPISMSLVLPPSISAHVYLYNCPRLESLPKLPPTVQRVDACQSVSLKPLSDPEQIWSLLEAIDLEEVEDPDSSMKFSRFRPILEIPGTELPACFQNEDYFVPDKQFLEHFGIQFESAVSIILEIPESCSQSEFWGIAVCLVIEGNPESAPLQYYDGLYCFSQVHSANSEEKQEINIEDAEWIKWIPNYKCPHILMYYYPVNFWQHDENKVKLMFYAINNNGTGNKMMIEGSNSKRCSKIKKCGARLVSKMGAGYVQKTPNPYREEGFPPTKIPKVTPEGMYVATAYATTRIR from the exons ATGGAGTTACCATGTTTTTTGAGTTTTAGGGGAGCAGACACAAGAAAAGGCTTCACAAACCACTTGTATTCTGCTTTAAAGGATGCTGGGATCATAGTTTTCAGAGATGACAAGATTCTTGAAGTTGGAGATGTCATATCAGAAGAACTTCCAAGAGCAATCAAGGACTCACTCTCTGCCATTGTTATCCTCTCACCAAAATATGCTACTTCCACTTGGTGCTTGGAGGAGCTTCACTGCATTCTTGAGTCCAAACTTGAAGTTTTCCCAATCTTCTATGATGTGGAAGCATCAGATGTTAGATACCAAAAGGGAAGTTTTGCTGAGGCCTTTGAGAAACATGAGAAGAGGTATGATGGAGATAAGGTTCAAAAATGGAGAGATGCCTTAACACAAGTTGCTGGTTTAAGTGGTTGGGGCTCCAAAAAAAG GTTGGAAGCAGAACTAATTGAAGAAATTGTCACAACTGTTTGGACAAGGCTGCAACCTAAATTGCCAACATTTAGGGATGGATTGGTTGGAATTGATAAGAAGCTAGAAGACATGAACTCACTTTTAAGACCAGATGTAAAGGATGTTCGCTTTATAGGCATATGGGGCATGGGAGGCATAGGAAAGACAACTCTTGCTAAAGTCTTGTATATGAAAATTCGAAGAAAATTCGAAATTAGTTGCACCCTTGACAATGTTAGAGAAGCTTCCGGTCAAAGACATGGCCTGCTAAACTTGCAAAGAGAACTTCTTAGTAAGCTGAAAATTATGGACACAAAGATAGAAGATGAGTATCAAGGAATAGACACTATTAGAAACTTTCTCTTCAATAAAAAGGTTCTACTTGTTCTTGATGATGTAAGTGATATGAGCCAATTAGAGAATTTAGCAGAAAAGGAATGGTTTGGTCCAGGGAGTAGAGTAATAGTGACTACAAGAGACATGCAACTGTTGACGTCTCATGGAATATCAGAAAAGTATGAGATTGATTTCTTGAACCATGAAGAATCCcttcaactcttttcaaggaAAGCCTTTAAGAGAGATGAACCTCCAGAGCATTTTCTGAAGCTGTCGAAAGCCGTGATCAAATATGCTGGAGGCCTTCCTTTGACACTCAAGCTTCTCGGCTCACTTCTTTGCGAACGAAGTGTGTCACAATGGAAGGAGGTTTTGGAACAGATAAAAGAAGTTCCTGAGAGTGATAGTCTTCATAGGACACTTGGAATAAGCTATGATGGACTACCGAGGCGATATAAAGGACTATTTCTAGACATTGCTTGTTTCTTCAAAGGGTGGACTAAAGATCAAGTGAAACAAATACTGAATGATTGCGGCCGTTATCCTCCAATTGGAATCGAAATTCTTATTGAAAAATCACTGGTAACTTATGATTCAGGGGTTCTGGGGATGCATGATTCACTTCAAGACATGGGAAGGAGTATTGTCTTTGAAGAATCTCCTGAAATTGCTGGTAAACGTAGCAGGTTGTGGTCTTTGGATGACATTGATCATGTGCTAAGAAAAAATAAG GTAAATGAATCAACACAAGGCATAGTACTCGAATTATGGCATTTGCATCATGAAGCTCGCTGGCACCCTGAAGGGTTCTCAAATATGGAGATCCTTAGACTACTTATCTTGTCAAGTAACTTGCACCTTCCACTTGGCCTAAAATGTCTATCTAGTGGATTAAAAGTCCTTGTATGGAGGGAATGTCCCTTAAACGCTTTACCACTTGGAGTCCCTCTGGATGAACTCGTTCGCCTCAAAATGCCTCACAGCAATCTAAAACAACTTTGGAATGGAATGCAG TACTTTGCTAAGATGAAATCCATCTATTTAAGTCATTCTCTAAGCCTGACTAGCACTCCAGATTTTACCGGAATCCCCAATCTGGAAATACTGTATCTTGATGAATGCATAAACCTGTTTGAGGTTCATCCATCTCTTGGAAAGCACAGAAAGCTTGTCAAAGTGTCATTAGCTGACTGCAGAAATCTCAAGAAACTTCCAAGAAAATTGGAAATGGAATCTCTGAAGTGCTTAGACCTCCATGGCTGCACAAATGTCAGAAAGCTTCCTGAGTTTGGGGAAAATATGATACATCTAGAGGAGCTCGATTTGCGCAACATCGCCATAGCAGAATTGCCTCCTTCTCTTGGTCATGTAACTGCTCTTCGCACTTTGAATTTAGAGAGTTGTCAAAATCTCATTTGCTTGCCAAAAACTTTTGGCAATTTGAAATCTCTTACAAAGCTCAATATCTGCTGTTGCTCAAACTTCTCTAAGCTGCCGGAGAATTTAAATGAAAATGAAGCATTAGAATATCTTAATGCAAGTTTAACTGCATTAAGAGAAATACCTTCTTCTATTGTTCATTTGAAGAATCTTATGTGGCTCATTATAGCTGGATGTAAAGTTCAGGAAACTTCCAACTCATGGAACATCATTCAACCAATAGCACAGATATTCGGCTTCAAGAGTTATCATCCACCGATTTCAATGAGCTTGGTGTTGCCTCCTTCTATATCAG CACATGTTTACTTGTACAATTGTCCTCGCCTCGAGTCATTGCCTAAGCTTCCACCAACGGTGCAGCGAGTAGATGCATGCCAGAGTGTTTCACTGAAACCTTTATCAGATCCAGAACAAATATGGAGTCTATTGGAAGCAATTGACTTAGAG GAGGTGGAGGATCCTGATTCTTCAATGAAATTCTCTCGGTTTCGGCCTATACTGGAGATTCCTGGAACAGAACTTCctgcatgctttcagaatgaagATTATTTTGTGCCAGACAAACAATTTCTAGAACATTTTGGAATTCAATTCGAGTCAGCCGTATCAATAATCCTGGAAATACCAGAATCTTGTAGTCAGAGTGAATTTTGGGGAATTGCTGTATGCCTTGTGATAGAAGGCAATCCAGAATCTGCACCATTGCAGTACTATGATGGCCTATATTGCTTTAGTCAAGTTCATAGTGCTAATTCTGAGGAAAAACAGGAAATCAACATTGAAGATGCTGAATGGATTAAGTGGATACCAAACTATAAATGCCCTCACATTTTGATGTATTATTATCCTGTTAACTTTTGGCAACATGATGAAAACAAAGTTAAACTAATGTTTTATGCTATAAACAACAATGGCACAGGGAATAAGATGATGATTGAGGGGAGTAATAGTAAAAGATGTTCCAAAATAAAGAAGTGTGGTGCACGTTTGGTATCTAAGATGGGTGCTGGTTATGTGCAGAAGACACCAAATCCATACAGGGAGGAAGGATTCCCACCTACCAAAATTCCCAAAGTTACACCTGAAGGAATGTATGTAGCCACTGCTTATGCAACGACTCGCATAAGATAA
- the LOC107609994 gene encoding endoglucanase 11 yields the protein MEEQTQHHQYHRKQTSSFGDSKIVPPLVLVQHCCSSSLWFLFFFITITTIFITTTNAQQAFDYGDALSKSLLYFEAQRSGRIPYNQRVSWRHHSGLTDGLEQGVDLVGGYYDAGDHVKFGLPMAFTVTMLSWGAIEYLQHISDAGELQHTLEAIKWGTDYFIKAHTSPNVLWAEVGDGDTDHYCWQRPEDMTTSRQAFKIDEEKPGSDLAAETAAAMAAASIVFKNTNPHYSHLLLHHAQQLFEFGDKHRGKYDESVGVVKSYYASVSGYKDELLWAAMWLYKATDSEMYFQYFISKAHSFGGTGWSISEFSWDVKYAGLQLLASKFLNQEKHKKHSDILEQYRSKAEYYICSCLNKNNNDSNVQRTPGGLLYVRQWNNMQYVSTASFLLSVYSDFLKSTNQNLNCHGGTVDHEEILSFAKSQIDYILGSNPMNMSYLVGYGPRYPKRVHHRGASIVSYKENKGFIGCTQGYDNWYNSQEPNPNVLVGALVGGPDWQDNFEDQRNNFMQTEACTYNTAPLVGVFAKLLHIENQKLVQDCSSLLVASF from the exons ATGGAGGAACAAACACAACATCATCAATATCATAGGAAACAAACTAGTAGTTTTGGAGATTCCAAGATTGTTCCCCCCTTGGTACTTGTACAGcattgttgttcttcttctctttggttcttgttcttcttcatcaCCATAACAACCATTTTCATCACTACTACCAATGCTCAACAAGCCTTTGATTATGGTGATGCACTCTCAAAGAGCCTCCTTTACTTTGAGGCACAGCGTTCAGGAAGAATTCCTTACAACCAGCGCGTCTCTTGGCGTCACCATTCCGGCCTCACTGATGGTCTAGAACAAGGG GTGGACTTGGTTGGAGGGTACTATGATGCAGGTGATCATGTGAAGTTTGGATTGCCAATGGCTTTCACAGTGACAATGCTTTCATGGGGTGCCATTGAATATTTGCAACACATTTCAGATGCTGGTGAGCTTCAACACACTTTGGAGGCTATCAAATGGGGCACTGATTACTTCATCAAAGCTCACACCAGCCCCAATGTCCTTTGGGCAGAG GTTGGTGATGGTGACACAGACCATTATTGTTGGCAAAGGCCAGAGGACATGACTACCTCAAGGCAAGCATTCAAGATAGATGAGGAAAAACCTGGTTCAGATCTGGCTGCAGAAACAGCAGCTGCCATGGCTGCAGCCTCAATTGTGTTCAAGAACACAAACCCACATTATTCTCACCTACTCCTACACCATGCTCAGCAG TTGTTTGAATTTGGGGACAAGCATAGAGGGAAGTATGATGAGAGTGTTGGAGTGGTGAAGAGCTACTATGCGTCGGTGAGTGGTTACAAGGATGAGTTATTGTGGGCAGCCATGTGGCTGTACAAGGCCACCGACAGTGAAATGTATTTTCAGTACTTTATTTCAAAGGCTCACTCTTTTGGTGGCACTGGTTGGTCCATTTCTGAGTTCAGCTGGGATGTTAAGTATGCTGGTCTTCAACTCCTTGCCTCAAAG TTCCTAAACCAAGAAAAACACAAGAAGCATAGTGATATACTTGAGCAATATAGATCAAAAGCTGAGTACTATATATGTTCATGTCTAAACAAGAACAACAATGATAGCAATGTCCAAAGAACCCCAGGTGGATTGCTCTATGTAAGACAATGGAACAACATGCAATATGTTTCAACAGCTTCATTCTTGCTCTCTGTGTATTCTGATTTCCTCAAAAGCACAAACCAAAATCTAAATTGTCATGGTGGCACAGTGGATCATGAAGAGATTCTAAGCTTTGCTAAGTCACAAATTGATTACATTTTGGGCTCAAACCCAATGAACATGAGCTATTTGGTGGGCTATGGGCCAAGGTACCCTAAAAGGGTGCACCATAGAGGTGCTTCCATTGTGTCATACAAGGAGAATAAAGGGTTCATAGGGTGTACACAAGGTTATGATAATTGGTACAATAGCCAAGAACCTAACCCTAATGTTCTTGTTGGTGCATTGGTTGGAGGGCCTGATTGGCAAGACAATTTTGAAGATCAGAGGAACAATTTCATGCAAACTGAGGCTTGCACATATAACACTGCCCCCTTAGTTGGTGTTTTTGCAAAGTTATTGCATATAGAGAACCAGAAACTGGTTCAGGATTGTAGCTCACTCTTGGTTGCATCCTTTTAA